From Pan troglodytes isolate AG18354 chromosome 9, NHGRI_mPanTro3-v2.0_pri, whole genome shotgun sequence, the proteins below share one genomic window:
- the LOC100613484 gene encoding large ribosomal subunit protein uL10-like, with translation MPREDRMTWKPNYFLKIIQLLDDYLKCFIVGADNVSSKQMQQIRMSLCRKAVVLMGKNAMTRKAIRGHLENSPALEKLLPRIRGNVGFVFTKEDLTEIRDLLLANKVPAATRAGAITPCEVTVPAQNTGLDPEKTFFFQALGIITKISRGAIEILSDAQLIKTGDKVGASEATLLTMLNISPFSSGLVIQQVFDNGSIYNPEVLDITEETLYSRFLEGVRNVASVCPQIHYPTVASVPHSIIDGYKRVLALSVETDDTFLLAEKVKAFLADPSAFVAAAPVAAATTAAPAAAAAAPAKDEAKEESEGGVRRGYGIGSL, from the coding sequence ATGCCCAGGGAAGACAGGATGACCTGGAAACCCAACTACTTCCTTAAGATCATCCAGCTATTGGATGATTATCTGAAATGTTTCATCGTGGGAGCAGACAATGTGAGCTCCAAGCAGATGCAGCAGATCCGCATGTCCCTCTGCAGGAAGGCCGTGGTGCTGATGGGCAAGAACGCCATGACGCGCAAGGCCATCCGAGGGCACCTGGAAAACAGCCCAGCTCTGGAGAAACTGCTGCCTCGCATCCGGGGGAATGTGGGCTTTGTGTTCACCAAGGAGGACCTCACTGAGATCAGGGACCTGCTGCTGGCCAATAAGGTGCCAGCTGCCACCCGTGCTGGTGCCATTACCCCATGTGAAGTCACTGTGCCAGCCCAGAATACTGGTCTGGACCCTGAGAAGACCTTCTTTTTCCAGGCTTTAGGTATCATCACTAAAATCTCCAGGGGCGCCATTGAAATCCTGAGTGATGCGCAGCTGATCAAGACGGGAGACAAAGTGGGAGCCAGTGAAGCCACGCTGCTGACCATGCTCAACATCTCCCCCTTCTCCTCTGGGCTGGTCATCCAGCAGGTGTTCGACAACGGCAGCATCTACAACCCTGAAGTGCTTGACATCACAGAGGAAACTCTGTATTCTCGCTTCCTGGAGGGTGTCCGCAATGTTGCCAGTGTCTGTCCGCAGATCCACTACCCAACTGTTGCATCAGTGCCCCATTCTATCATCGACGGGTACAAACGAGTCCTGGCCTTGTCTGTGGAGACTGATGACACCTTCCTGCTTGCTGAAAAGGTCAAGGCCTTCTTGGCTGATCCATCTGCCTTTGTGGCTGCAGCCCCTGTGGCCGCTGCCACCAcagctgctcctgctgctgctgctgcagccccAGCTAAGGATGAAGCCAAGGAAGAGTCGGAGGGAGGAGTCAGACGAGGATATGGGATTGGGTCTCTTTGA